From the genome of Trichocoleus sp. FACHB-46:
ACACAACCCCACATCCTGTCACCCTCAGACCGATAATCAGGAATTGGCAACTGCACCAAACTTTGCAGATCAATCACTGGTCCCAACTCCCGTAACGCCACCCCAGAGGCCAAATGAGCCGCCACAGGCGCAAAAATATCGCGACCATGAAACGTCGTACTCAGTTGCCCCGATCGCCAGAATTGAGCATTTATTAACTCCACTGCCGCGATCGCCCGCTGCTGACTCAACACCCCACTAAACAACCCATTATCTGGCCCCACCAAAAACCCATCCTCCAGTTCCACCGCGATCGCCCGCCTTGCACTTCCCACCCCCGGATCAACCACCGCCACATGCACCGTCCCAGGTGGAAAGTAAGGATAAGCATTCATCAAACAAAACCGAGCCGCCACTACATTCTGAGGCGGAACCTGATGCGTCAAATCAATCACCCGCACCTCAGGATTAACCTGAGCGATCGCCCCTTTCATCACCCCCACATAAACATCACTCAAACCAAAATCAGTCAAAAGAGTAACTAAACGTTGCGACATAAAAAGTAAATTACCTTCTGG
Proteins encoded in this window:
- a CDS encoding S-adenosyl-l-methionine hydroxide adenosyltransferase family protein, producing MSQRLVTLLTDFGLSDVYVGVMKGAIAQVNPEVRVIDLTHQVPPQNVVAARFCLMNAYPYFPPGTVHVAVVDPGVGSARRAIAVELEDGFLVGPDNGLFSGVLSQQRAIAAVELINAQFWRSGQLSTTFHGRDIFAPVAAHLASGVALRELGPVIDLQSLVQLPIPDYRSEGDRMWGCVQYCDRFGNLITNIPESAVVEQVWAVVIGETEIMGVSSYSDRPAGTLLALVGSHGWVEVAVNGGSAEASLKLHVGDAVEVLLKPNAWGRLPPNLR